From Mucilaginibacter rubeus, a single genomic window includes:
- a CDS encoding aldo/keto reductase: MTTISKIALGKNGPLVSKLGLGCMRMSSVWGSRAGDENESIATIQEALDNGINFLNTGDFYGAGHNELLVGKAIKGRRDDAFISVKFGAIFYGGQWLGLDLRPVAIKNFINYSLVRLGIDTIDLYQPCRLDNSVPVEDVIGTIADLIKEGKVRHLGVSEITSEQLRKANSVYPVSALEIGYSLADRQIESDLLPTAKELGIGVVAFANTAEGLLTGDMKAPLPADSYHNHFSRFQGENLVKNLEKVEVLKHIAKDKGFTPTQVAIAWVNAQGDHMMPLVSMSRRSRLPENIAAMGIEFTAAEMDALNTTFAPGAILGSTYLQR, translated from the coding sequence ATGACAACAATATCAAAAATAGCCCTTGGCAAAAACGGACCATTGGTTTCTAAACTTGGATTAGGCTGCATGCGCATGTCTTCAGTTTGGGGAAGCCGCGCCGGCGACGAAAATGAAAGTATTGCCACCATTCAGGAGGCATTGGATAATGGCATTAATTTTCTGAACACCGGCGATTTTTATGGCGCGGGCCATAACGAGCTGCTGGTAGGTAAAGCCATTAAAGGCCGCAGGGATGATGCCTTTATCAGCGTAAAATTTGGCGCGATATTTTATGGCGGCCAATGGCTTGGGCTTGATCTGCGCCCGGTAGCTATCAAAAACTTCATCAATTACTCTTTAGTACGTTTGGGTATAGATACTATTGATCTTTATCAGCCATGCAGGTTAGATAACAGTGTTCCGGTAGAAGATGTGATAGGCACCATTGCCGACCTCATTAAAGAAGGAAAAGTGCGTCACCTTGGCGTTTCTGAAATCACATCAGAGCAATTGCGCAAGGCCAATAGTGTATATCCTGTATCAGCATTGGAGATAGGCTATTCTTTAGCCGACAGGCAAATTGAAAGCGACCTGCTGCCAACTGCAAAAGAGTTAGGCATTGGCGTTGTTGCCTTTGCCAACACAGCCGAAGGCCTGCTGACCGGCGACATGAAAGCACCTCTTCCGGCCGATAGTTATCATAACCATTTTTCACGTTTTCAGGGCGAAAACCTGGTTAAAAACCTGGAGAAAGTTGAGGTATTAAAACATATAGCAAAAGATAAAGGATTTACGCCTACGCAGGTAGCCATAGCCTGGGTTAACGCGCAGGGCGATCATATGATGCCACTGGTAAGCATGAGCCGCCGTTCGCGCCTGCCCGAAAACATAGCGGCCATGGGTATTGAGTTTACTGCGGCAGAAATGGACGCGCTTAATACAACCTTTGCGCCTGGCGCGATATTGGGCAGTACCTATTTGCAGCGATAA
- a CDS encoding helix-turn-helix domain-containing protein, which produces MQHFKNLTDMHRSNGFPMPENPLFSLYRCTHTCGFGEREFTSDFYMIGFKKLKAGQIMYGRTKYDHDNGSMMFIKPRQVIQFNSVEYDEDAFIMFIHEDFLNGHFLHTEISKYAFFDYEANEALHLSPSEEQIMWDLYYKIEAEYRNNTDEYSRDIMLTHIDSILKYSQRFYKRQFINRTELSGKTVSKFNEVLAAYFKNGLLLTQGLPSVNVLASQLNLSPRYLSDLLKQETGKTAIELIHIYLVNEAKNRLKSDYQSVSEIAYELGFENLPYFSRLFKKETGISPNQFKKQLVN; this is translated from the coding sequence ATGCAGCATTTTAAAAATTTGACCGACATGCACCGGTCTAACGGTTTTCCGATGCCGGAGAACCCGCTTTTCAGTTTGTACAGGTGTACCCATACCTGCGGGTTTGGCGAGAGGGAATTTACATCCGATTTTTATATGATCGGGTTTAAAAAGCTTAAAGCAGGGCAGATCATGTATGGCCGCACCAAATATGACCATGATAACGGCAGCATGATGTTTATCAAACCCCGGCAGGTAATTCAGTTTAACAGTGTTGAATATGATGAAGATGCGTTTATCATGTTCATTCATGAGGATTTTCTGAACGGGCACTTTCTGCATACCGAGATAAGCAAATATGCTTTCTTTGATTACGAGGCCAACGAAGCCCTGCACCTTTCGCCCTCAGAAGAGCAGATCATGTGGGACCTTTATTACAAGATAGAAGCCGAATACCGCAATAATACCGACGAGTACAGCCGCGATATTATGCTCACCCATATTGACTCGATCCTGAAATACTCCCAACGGTTTTACAAACGCCAGTTTATTAACCGTACCGAACTTTCGGGTAAAACTGTATCAAAATTCAATGAAGTGTTGGCCGCCTACTTTAAAAATGGATTACTGTTAACCCAGGGACTGCCATCTGTTAACGTGTTAGCTTCGCAACTCAATCTGTCGCCGCGTTACCTAAGCGACTTACTTAAGCAGGAAACAGGGAAAACAGCTATTGAACTGATCCATATTTACCTGGTAAACGAAGCCAAAAACCGCCTCAAAAGTGATTACCAAAGCGTTTCTGAAATTGCGTATGAACTCGGCTTTGAAAATTTGCCATATTTTTCGCGGTTGTTTAAAAAGGAAACAGGCATCAGCCCCAACCAGTTTAAAAAGCAGTTGGTTAATTAA
- a CDS encoding GNAT family N-acetyltransferase: MENLTIDKVEQADVIQLQQISVNTFFETFSAVNTEEDMNTYLNESLSAEKLTTELSNDLSQFYFAALNGEVIGYLKLNLGEAQTEIKDTYALEIERIYVLQGFHGKKVGQLLYNKAIQIANEISAKYVWLGVWEKNQRAISFYKKNGFIEFDQHIFRLGADEQIDLMMKKILTD, translated from the coding sequence ATGGAAAATTTAACGATTGATAAGGTTGAACAAGCCGATGTCATTCAACTTCAGCAAATAAGTGTAAATACATTCTTTGAAACCTTTTCGGCAGTTAATACTGAAGAGGATATGAATACTTATCTCAACGAAAGCCTTTCCGCAGAAAAATTGACCACCGAACTAAGTAACGACCTGTCTCAATTTTACTTCGCGGCATTAAACGGCGAAGTAATTGGTTACCTGAAGCTAAACCTCGGGGAGGCGCAAACAGAAATTAAAGATACCTACGCGCTCGAAATTGAGCGGATCTATGTATTGCAGGGTTTTCATGGTAAAAAAGTAGGCCAACTGCTTTACAACAAGGCTATCCAGATAGCAAACGAGATCAGCGCTAAATATGTATGGCTTGGGGTATGGGAAAAAAATCAAAGGGCTATCAGCTTTTATAAAAAGAATGGTTTTATAGAATTTGATCAGCATATCTTCCGGTTAGGTGCTGATGAGCAAATTGATTTAATGATGAAAAAAATATTAACAGACTGA
- a CDS encoding DMT family transporter, which yields MGKKNILLVLLILGTAFWGISFSVTKLAIGQASSSAFLFYRFLAATTVLSIIFWKRLKAIKWISVKIGVALAVPLTAGIYFQTLGIKYSTASQCSFVAGMCVVIIPLLKIILYKTVAPAKIWIAATIALIGLSIISINKDFSVNIGDLYTIAGAVAFAVYLIKVETHSRSKDIVNTIVPMFAACALFTGCIAVSDVNTNWLPESNTFWIGIAYCSLFSTAYMYTVSNIAQRHISAERVSIIYLFEPVFGAIAAFFILGEGFTWRLLLGGSLIFLATLISEVKFFGKQASLKKSSL from the coding sequence ATGGGTAAAAAAAATATATTGCTTGTTTTATTGATATTAGGTACCGCGTTTTGGGGTATCTCATTTTCGGTGACCAAACTGGCTATAGGCCAGGCATCGTCATCGGCGTTTTTGTTTTATCGTTTTTTAGCTGCAACAACAGTACTTTCCATCATCTTTTGGAAACGTTTAAAAGCAATCAAGTGGATTTCTGTAAAAATAGGGGTTGCTTTAGCTGTTCCGCTCACTGCCGGCATCTATTTTCAAACACTGGGTATTAAGTACAGTACCGCCTCGCAATGCTCATTTGTGGCGGGTATGTGTGTGGTGATTATTCCCTTACTCAAAATTATTTTGTACAAAACCGTCGCCCCGGCCAAAATCTGGATTGCGGCAACTATTGCTCTAATCGGCTTATCCATCATTTCAATCAATAAAGATTTTTCGGTTAACATTGGCGATTTATACACCATTGCCGGGGCTGTTGCCTTTGCCGTTTACCTCATCAAAGTAGAAACGCATTCCCGGTCAAAAGATATAGTAAACACCATTGTGCCGATGTTTGCCGCATGTGCATTATTTACCGGTTGCATTGCTGTAAGCGATGTTAATACCAACTGGTTGCCGGAAAGCAACACCTTCTGGATAGGGATTGCCTACTGTTCCCTGTTCTCTACGGCCTACATGTACACGGTATCAAATATCGCGCAACGACATATCAGCGCCGAAAGGGTATCCATCATTTATCTTTTTGAACCGGTATTCGGAGCTATAGCCGCCTTTTTCATTTTGGGCGAAGGGTTTACCTGGCGTTTACTTTTAGGTGGCAGCCTTATTTTTTTGGCAACACTTATATCCGAAGTTAAGTTTTTCGGGAAGCAGGCAAGCCTTAAAAAATCTTCATTGTAG
- a CDS encoding DUF2846 domain-containing protein: MKTIKFFAFLTFMLAVSFKGFSQTKTGQVYLIRVTGYAGSAVNYRFYVDDKLVCKMKNKTFSIHDIAPGQHTVSVVSGGLSNGKKSAPLTITVEEGKVNYVSVVSTEAGYVNKITCQEITQNSADPLLAKVKQKKDCETAE; encoded by the coding sequence ATGAAAACTATTAAATTCTTCGCTTTTTTAACATTTATGCTGGCTGTGTCCTTTAAAGGTTTTTCACAAACTAAAACAGGACAGGTCTACCTGATCCGGGTAACGGGGTATGCAGGATCGGCGGTTAATTACAGGTTTTATGTTGATGATAAACTTGTCTGCAAAATGAAAAATAAAACTTTTTCCATACATGATATAGCTCCCGGTCAGCATACGGTTAGCGTAGTTAGCGGCGGCCTGTCAAATGGAAAAAAATCGGCACCATTAACAATAACTGTTGAAGAAGGAAAAGTGAATTATGTAAGCGTTGTTAGTACCGAGGCCGGATATGTAAACAAAATAACCTGCCAGGAAATTACCCAAAACTCAGCGGATCCGCTATTAGCAAAGGTCAAACAGAAAAAAGATTGTGAAACAGCAGAGTAA
- a CDS encoding SDR family NAD(P)-dependent oxidoreductase: MAKTIFITGASRGFGKLWAEALLQRGDKVVATARDLSSLDDLVNKYGNNILPLQLDVNDRAADFAAINKAKEHFGSIDVLINNAGYGLFGSIEETTEQEAREQMETNFFGLLWLSQAVLPVMREQGHGHIIQLSSVLGLITLPVLGIYNASKFAVEGLSETLATEVKDFGIKVSLIEPNGFATDWAGASAAQTVAMPEYDAVRAAFQAGLTDEIFGVPEATTDAVLQLIDSDNPPLRLFLGKYAYPWVKQTYEGRTTEWDSWNEVASAAHGK, from the coding sequence ATGGCAAAGACAATTTTCATTACCGGCGCATCACGTGGCTTCGGTAAACTATGGGCCGAGGCACTATTGCAAAGAGGCGATAAAGTAGTAGCAACCGCCCGCGACTTAAGCTCGCTGGACGATCTGGTTAACAAATATGGCAACAATATTTTACCGCTACAGTTAGACGTTAATGACCGTGCTGCTGATTTTGCAGCTATCAACAAAGCCAAAGAACATTTCGGCAGCATTGATGTACTGATCAATAACGCAGGTTACGGCTTATTTGGTAGCATAGAAGAAACCACCGAGCAGGAAGCCCGCGAGCAGATGGAAACCAACTTTTTTGGCTTGCTATGGTTATCGCAAGCCGTATTACCGGTTATGCGTGAGCAGGGTCACGGCCATATCATTCAGCTTTCAAGCGTGCTGGGGCTCATTACCCTGCCTGTGCTGGGTATATACAATGCCTCTAAATTTGCAGTGGAAGGTTTAAGTGAAACATTAGCTACCGAAGTAAAAGACTTTGGGATAAAGGTATCATTAATTGAACCAAATGGCTTTGCAACCGACTGGGCAGGTGCATCTGCCGCGCAAACTGTGGCAATGCCGGAGTATGACGCTGTACGCGCTGCTTTCCAGGCTGGTTTAACCGACGAAATTTTCGGTGTACCAGAAGCAACTACCGATGCTGTACTTCAATTGATTGACAGCGATAATCCTCCTTTGCGTTTATTCCTTGGTAAATACGCTTACCCTTGGGTTAAACAAACTTATGAAGGCCGTACTACAGAATGGGACAGCTGGAATGAAGTTGCCTCGGCAGCACACGGTAAATAA
- a CDS encoding FAD-dependent monooxygenase: protein MKAQDQSTYDVIISGAGPVGLFLACELALAKCSVLILEKAEAPNTPLKQLPFGIRGLSAPTIEALYRRGLLEQLEVHKRIKNPHLHAKEGAQRQVGHFAGIPFLEGNVDTSQWEYRLPGSPATSLISEMQELETVFARRAESLGVEIKRGLAITGFQQNADEVTVEAGHQSFKAKWLVGCDGSRSVVRKLGGFEFAGTEPEFTGYTTRIDIADPEKLKPGRNVTERGMYMQSQPGYVVIQDFDGGAFHSSDKPITLEHVQEVLRRVSGTDVTINALHTATTWTDRARQATTYRNGKILLAGDAAHIHSPLGGQGLNLGLGDAMNLGWKLAATIREEAPEGLLDSYYTERYPIGTQVLDWSRAQVAIMKPDPGARALNAVIRDLINTRDGATYFAGRVWGIHTHYRLNGNHPLTGHSVPNFEFEDGSAIGELMHDGKGILLDFDGNDSLKTFATEYSSQISYISGSAKEQLGLSALLIRPDGIIAWASDKSFDLNGLEEAAARWFVINSKSI, encoded by the coding sequence ATGAAAGCACAAGATCAATCTACATATGATGTAATCATCTCCGGAGCAGGGCCTGTAGGACTGTTCCTTGCCTGCGAACTCGCTTTGGCCAAATGCTCAGTCCTGATACTGGAAAAAGCCGAAGCCCCCAATACTCCTTTAAAGCAATTGCCTTTCGGCATTCGTGGCCTCTCGGCACCTACCATTGAGGCGCTTTATCGCCGGGGCTTGCTTGAACAGCTTGAGGTGCATAAACGCATTAAAAACCCTCACTTACATGCCAAAGAGGGAGCACAACGCCAGGTAGGGCATTTTGCCGGTATCCCGTTTTTGGAAGGTAACGTTGACACTTCACAATGGGAATACCGCCTGCCAGGCTCTCCCGCAACAAGTTTAATTTCTGAAATGCAGGAACTTGAAACGGTATTCGCCCGCCGGGCAGAATCACTGGGTGTGGAGATCAAGCGCGGGCTCGCCATTACCGGCTTTCAGCAAAACGCCGATGAAGTTACTGTTGAGGCGGGCCATCAATCTTTTAAAGCCAAATGGCTCGTAGGCTGCGACGGCAGCCGGAGCGTTGTGCGCAAACTGGGTGGTTTTGAATTTGCCGGTACCGAACCCGAATTTACGGGCTACACTACCCGGATCGATATAGCTGACCCGGAAAAGCTTAAGCCCGGTCGAAATGTGACAGAAAGAGGCATGTACATGCAGTCGCAACCGGGTTACGTGGTGATCCAGGATTTTGATGGCGGTGCATTTCATAGTTCGGACAAGCCAATTACGCTTGAACATGTTCAGGAGGTGTTGCGCCGCGTATCAGGCACCGATGTTACCATCAACGCCCTTCACACCGCCACCACCTGGACCGACCGCGCACGACAAGCTACAACTTACCGTAATGGCAAGATACTTTTAGCCGGCGATGCCGCGCACATCCACTCGCCGCTGGGTGGGCAGGGATTAAACCTTGGCCTGGGCGATGCCATGAACCTGGGCTGGAAACTCGCCGCAACTATCCGGGAGGAAGCCCCCGAAGGTTTGCTGGACAGTTATTATACCGAACGATACCCCATTGGCACACAGGTTTTAGATTGGTCGCGTGCCCAGGTAGCTATCATGAAACCTGATCCGGGTGCCCGTGCGCTGAACGCTGTGATCCGTGATCTGATCAATACGCGAGACGGCGCTACCTATTTTGCAGGCCGGGTATGGGGGATTCATACACATTACAGGCTTAACGGTAACCATCCGTTAACCGGTCACAGCGTTCCCAATTTTGAGTTTGAAGATGGTTCAGCCATTGGTGAATTAATGCACGATGGTAAAGGCATCCTGCTTGATTTCGACGGCAATGATTCGCTTAAAACCTTTGCAACTGAATATAGCAGTCAGATCAGCTATATTTCCGGCAGCGCTAAAGAACAATTAGGCTTGAGCGCTTTGTTGATACGCCCCGACGGCATCATCGCCTGGGCTTCCGATAAATCTTTCGATTTGAATGGACTTGAAGAAGCCGCAGCCCGATGGTTTGTTATTAATTCAAAATCAATTTAA
- a CDS encoding LysR family transcriptional regulator has product MDFQQIRYFLALAQELHFWNTAGKMNITQSALSRQIQSLESELGVLLFERNKRNVKLTPAGKFLKDKWEVELNELEFIHQFARQIHLGERGTIRIAHPDSISASIIPDIMANISNAFPKLQIELVQVLYENQQEFLLNYKIDLIITRDMNSAPGIRSEKIYTDNLSIVVPENHPYRTIDDLSKETLRQQKFILPIKDEGSSYSDIIHQMFKALEVVPDVYLHSEFGSTIIALVRKGLGVAILPDSYMYHESPGLRFIKLPFKTDLYLNWRAEDHNPVLSNVLKLILN; this is encoded by the coding sequence ATGGATTTTCAGCAGATCAGATATTTTTTAGCCTTAGCACAGGAACTTCATTTTTGGAACACGGCCGGTAAAATGAATATTACCCAATCGGCGCTTAGCCGTCAGATCCAGTCGCTTGAGAGTGAGCTGGGGGTACTGTTATTTGAGCGTAATAAGCGAAATGTTAAACTAACCCCGGCGGGTAAGTTTTTAAAGGATAAGTGGGAGGTGGAGCTGAACGAACTGGAATTTATTCATCAGTTTGCCCGTCAAATACATTTGGGCGAAAGGGGAACGATAAGGATAGCACATCCTGACTCTATCTCCGCGTCGATTATTCCCGATATTATGGCGAATATCTCTAACGCGTTTCCTAAGTTGCAGATAGAACTGGTACAGGTACTGTATGAAAATCAGCAGGAATTTTTACTGAACTATAAAATTGATCTGATCATTACCCGGGATATGAATAGCGCTCCCGGTATCCGGTCGGAGAAAATTTACACCGATAACCTGTCGATCGTTGTTCCGGAAAACCACCCATATCGCACTATAGACGATCTTTCTAAAGAAACACTCCGGCAACAAAAATTTATACTGCCAATAAAAGATGAGGGCAGCAGCTATAGTGATATTATTCATCAAATGTTTAAGGCGCTGGAGGTTGTGCCTGATGTTTACCTGCATTCAGAATTCGGGTCGACCATTATAGCGTTGGTACGGAAAGGCCTTGGCGTAGCGATACTGCCCGATTCTTATATGTATCATGAAAGCCCGGGATTACGGTTTATTAAACTGCCTTTTAAAACCGATCTGTATCTTAACTGGCGTGCCGAAGACCATAATCCCGTGCTGTCAAATGTGCTTAAATTGATTTTGAATTAA
- a CDS encoding helix-turn-helix domain-containing protein: protein MRKDKVAFLEHTTLVLQVSGRFTMETASEKISMEKGQMLLIHRNQLGELTKTPLDGEEYQTIVICLKEDLLRKIALDEQIEIGNKYDGPPNILIPKNDFLHAFFQSVIPYVHHPNEQITNAMGILKVKEAVYLLINMMPELKNFLFDFSEPYKMDLEKFMHSNFHFNIPVEKFARLTGRSLAGFKRDFQKIFGMAPRHWLQEKRLTEARRLIEKRNKKPSAIYLDLGFESLAHFSYSFKKKFGKAPTEWILEPGSSLI from the coding sequence ATGAGAAAAGATAAAGTAGCATTCCTGGAACATACTACCCTGGTATTGCAGGTTTCCGGTCGTTTTACGATGGAGACTGCCAGCGAGAAAATTTCGATGGAAAAAGGCCAGATGCTGCTGATCCATAGAAACCAGTTGGGCGAGCTCACCAAGACACCGCTTGACGGGGAGGAATATCAAACTATTGTTATTTGTTTAAAAGAAGACCTGCTCAGGAAAATCGCGCTTGACGAACAAATAGAAATAGGGAATAAGTATGATGGCCCGCCCAACATACTTATTCCTAAAAATGATTTCCTGCATGCTTTTTTTCAATCAGTAATCCCGTACGTTCATCACCCGAACGAACAGATTACCAATGCCATGGGCATATTAAAAGTAAAGGAGGCGGTATACCTCCTTATCAATATGATGCCCGAACTAAAGAATTTCCTGTTTGATTTTTCGGAGCCTTATAAAATGGACCTGGAAAAGTTTATGCACAGCAATTTCCATTTCAATATCCCTGTCGAAAAATTCGCGAGGTTAACAGGAAGAAGCCTTGCCGGGTTTAAGCGCGATTTTCAAAAAATATTCGGTATGGCGCCCCGGCACTGGCTGCAGGAAAAGCGGCTAACGGAAGCCCGCCGTTTGATAGAAAAAAGAAACAAAAAACCATCCGCCATATACCTCGACCTTGGCTTCGAAAGCCTCGCTCATTTTTCCTACTCCTTCAAGAAAAAATTCGGCAAGGCCCCTACCGAATGGATATTGGAGCCAGGAAGCTCTTTAATTTGA
- a CDS encoding AraC family transcriptional regulator, which translates to MQHQEFEPPEELKDIIKCFWYNTGDFGEQQSAFEVQPDGYVEIIFYFGSIFSVSYKEGLQPLPSPFMMGLLNQPAIFYTKNRLEIIGVRFFPWTVFDLLGLPSGKGGMHVFEHPVARLQPSLNELVNTGKIDEAIATIKQYFLDVRLQLATNNMLFKAGSAMRKANGTIPVSQIAEAAHATVRTLERNFKQSSGHTVKDVSALIRFEQVRNQLWHNPDINLAGLAHELGYTDQSHLSREFKRYSGTTPAAFARKANKRKQAVSSNDFVAFIQS; encoded by the coding sequence ATGCAGCACCAGGAATTTGAACCTCCCGAAGAGCTTAAGGATATCATAAAATGCTTTTGGTACAACACCGGCGATTTTGGCGAACAACAATCGGCCTTTGAAGTACAACCTGATGGCTATGTGGAAATCATCTTTTATTTCGGCAGCATTTTTAGTGTCTCATATAAGGAGGGCTTGCAACCTTTACCTTCCCCGTTTATGATGGGACTGCTCAATCAACCGGCTATTTTTTACACAAAAAACCGGTTGGAGATCATCGGCGTGCGTTTTTTTCCCTGGACGGTATTTGATCTGCTCGGCCTGCCATCCGGCAAAGGTGGTATGCACGTGTTTGAACATCCTGTCGCCCGGCTTCAACCCTCTTTGAATGAACTGGTTAATACCGGAAAGATAGATGAAGCCATAGCTACAATAAAACAGTACTTCCTGGATGTACGTCTGCAACTTGCTACAAACAATATGCTGTTTAAAGCCGGCTCTGCCATGCGGAAAGCAAATGGCACCATACCTGTGAGCCAGATAGCAGAGGCGGCACATGCCACCGTCCGTACATTGGAACGGAACTTTAAGCAGTCTTCCGGCCATACAGTTAAGGATGTATCCGCACTGATCCGTTTTGAGCAGGTGCGAAACCAATTATGGCATAATCCGGATATCAATCTCGCGGGCCTGGCCCATGAGTTAGGCTATACTGATCAATCGCACCTGAGCCGTGAATTTAAGCGCTACAGCGGCACCACGCCTGCTGCCTTTGCCCGCAAAGCCAATAAAAGGAAACAGGCAGTAAGCAGCAATGATTTTGTCGCGTTTATACAATCCTGA
- a CDS encoding class I SAM-dependent methyltransferase produces the protein MNPNKALWEKGDFTQIAATMRESGEELVSKLGITKNLRVLDLGCGDGTTAIPEARLGADVSGVDIAANLVAAGNARAKAEGLTQCTFSEGDASDLNQLKDNSFDLVVSIFGAMFAPKPLDVAKEMVRVVRPGGKIVMGNWIPGDPTLVAQILKISSAYMPPPPEGFISPMLWGVEESVIERFVNAGIRKENIYFAKETFTFKAPYSPTKFVEAFKNYYGPTMNAFEAAEKNNKSAELQQELETLFNSQNKSDTENSTSINAKYLKVTVIK, from the coding sequence ATGAACCCCAACAAAGCACTATGGGAAAAAGGCGACTTCACACAAATTGCAGCAACTATGCGAGAGAGTGGCGAAGAGCTGGTTAGTAAATTAGGAATCACCAAAAACCTCAGGGTACTTGACCTTGGGTGCGGCGATGGTACAACCGCCATTCCGGAAGCAAGGCTTGGCGCCGATGTTTCAGGCGTTGATATAGCAGCGAACCTTGTGGCAGCAGGAAACGCGCGCGCCAAGGCAGAAGGACTAACTCAATGCACATTCAGCGAAGGCGATGCAAGTGATCTGAACCAATTAAAAGATAATTCATTTGACCTTGTGGTTAGCATATTTGGCGCTATGTTCGCACCAAAACCTTTGGATGTTGCAAAAGAAATGGTGCGCGTGGTACGTCCCGGCGGTAAAATTGTTATGGGTAACTGGATTCCCGGCGACCCTACCCTGGTAGCGCAGATACTCAAAATCAGTTCGGCTTATATGCCACCGCCACCCGAGGGCTTTATCAGTCCGATGCTGTGGGGAGTTGAAGAAAGTGTGATAGAGCGCTTCGTTAACGCGGGCATCAGGAAGGAAAATATTTACTTTGCTAAAGAAACATTTACTTTCAAGGCTCCTTATAGCCCAACAAAGTTTGTTGAGGCTTTCAAAAACTATTATGGCCCTACCATGAATGCATTTGAAGCCGCCGAAAAAAATAACAAAAGCGCAGAGCTACAGCAGGAACTGGAAACACTGTTCAACAGTCAAAACAAAAGCGATACCGAAAACAGTACGTCCATAAACGCCAAATACTTAAAAGTTACGGTGATTAAGTAA